In Desulfotignum phosphitoxidans DSM 13687, a single window of DNA contains:
- a CDS encoding MarR family winged helix-turn-helix transcriptional regulator — translation MLIVAPPNYRNDLTLDEKVLMAIVRAAENFKRTHSAVFKPFGLSFPQYNILRVLESSHKGQNKISVVGKIMLVPNANMTGLAKRLEQKGFITRQPDPGDERVTLLTITEKGRVTLRQIKKEKDSAISAILKDFNSADKTKLLEQIKKIITATSEMNPLPDKPQTT, via the coding sequence ATGCTTATTGTGGCCCCACCCAATTACCGCAACGACCTGACCCTGGATGAAAAAGTACTGATGGCGATTGTCCGGGCAGCGGAAAATTTTAAAAGAACGCATTCCGCTGTGTTCAAGCCCTTTGGCCTGTCCTTTCCCCAGTACAATATTCTGCGGGTCCTTGAATCCTCCCATAAGGGACAGAACAAAATCAGTGTCGTGGGAAAAATCATGCTGGTGCCCAATGCAAATATGACGGGTCTGGCCAAACGCCTGGAACAAAAAGGATTCATCACCCGGCAGCCGGACCCGGGTGATGAGCGGGTGACCCTGCTGACCATCACTGAAAAAGGCCGGGTCACCCTCAGGCAGATAAAAAAGGAAAAAGATTCTGCCATTTCTGCCATACTCAAGGATTTTAACAGCGCGGATAAAACCAAACTGCTGGAACAGATCAAAAAGATCATCACGGCCACATCCGAGATGAACCCGCTGCCTGATAAACCTCAGACAACTTGA
- a CDS encoding class I adenylate-forming enzyme family protein — protein sequence MNISKNLENAARQFPDNMALMADSRSLTYRQFNTAANRIAKALQKKGVRPGDHIGLCAPNSPAWLCFYFGVLKIGAVAVTLPHAMTGAELEPVLADCEPDIIFTDKAKKEVLSALSCPGEMILETDIMFEPVPAVPGKEEVVSLDRHPDDVAAILYTGGTTGVPKGVMLTHKNIMTSAFNVSHNERSCETDRALCFLPLNHVFAQMHIMNATVFSAGGLVIQPAFNMDALLAAVEKFSVTKLYAVPTVYIRLLSLPDIKEKLGTVRYCFSAAASMAKEVVREWKARTGLDINEAYGMTESASMVSFNHYHHHVIGSVGTPAPNVEIQIRDETGRVLKSNQEGEICIAGPNIMKGYLNRPEDTETAFWGRWFRSGDIGYLDDDNYLFIVDRIKELIITGGENVSPREIEEILYTRHEIEECAVIGLPDREYGERVTAYIVFRPGQTLDPADLKAYLKTQLSSFKVPKDFISVTELPKSSTGKLLKRELKRQVLEG from the coding sequence ATGAACATCTCAAAGAACCTGGAAAATGCAGCGCGTCAATTTCCGGACAACATGGCCCTGATGGCGGACAGCAGATCTTTGACATACCGGCAGTTCAATACGGCAGCCAACCGCATTGCCAAAGCGCTGCAAAAAAAAGGGGTCAGGCCCGGGGACCATATCGGCCTGTGTGCTCCCAATTCTCCGGCCTGGCTGTGTTTTTATTTCGGGGTGCTCAAAATCGGGGCCGTGGCCGTTACCCTGCCCCATGCCATGACCGGAGCCGAGCTGGAACCCGTGCTGGCAGACTGTGAACCGGACATTATTTTTACTGACAAGGCAAAAAAAGAGGTGCTGTCGGCGCTTTCCTGTCCCGGGGAAATGATTCTTGAAACCGATATCATGTTTGAACCCGTGCCGGCCGTTCCCGGCAAAGAAGAGGTCGTCAGCCTGGACCGGCATCCGGATGATGTCGCCGCTATCCTTTACACGGGCGGCACCACAGGCGTGCCCAAAGGGGTGATGCTCACCCACAAGAACATCATGACCTCGGCCTTTAATGTATCCCATAACGAGCGCTCTTGTGAAACCGACCGGGCGTTGTGTTTTCTGCCCCTCAATCACGTGTTTGCCCAGATGCATATCATGAACGCCACCGTGTTCAGTGCAGGGGGCCTGGTGATCCAGCCCGCGTTCAACATGGATGCACTGCTTGCGGCAGTGGAAAAATTCAGTGTCACCAAGCTGTATGCCGTGCCCACAGTATACATCCGGCTGCTGTCTCTGCCTGATATCAAAGAAAAACTGGGCACGGTGCGGTATTGTTTTTCCGCCGCCGCCAGCATGGCCAAAGAGGTGGTGCGGGAATGGAAGGCAAGGACCGGCCTGGACATCAATGAAGCATACGGCATGACGGAAAGCGCCTCCATGGTGTCGTTCAACCACTATCACCACCATGTGATCGGTTCCGTGGGCACCCCGGCCCCCAATGTGGAGATCCAGATCCGGGACGAAACCGGCCGGGTCCTGAAATCCAACCAGGAAGGCGAAATCTGCATTGCCGGTCCCAATATCATGAAAGGATATCTCAACCGGCCAGAGGACACGGAAACCGCGTTCTGGGGCCGGTGGTTCCGGTCCGGGGATATCGGGTACCTGGATGATGATAATTACCTGTTCATCGTGGACCGGATCAAGGAGCTGATCATCACCGGCGGAGAAAACGTATCCCCCAGGGAGATCGAAGAGATATTGTATACCCGCCACGAGATTGAGGAGTGTGCAGTGATAGGGCTGCCGGACAGGGAATACGGGGAACGGGTCACCGCCTATATCGTGTTCCGGCCCGGGCAGACTCTGGACCCTGCTGATCTCAAGGCGTATCTCAAAACCCAGTTGTCTTCGTTCAAAGTACCCAAAGATTTCATCAGCGTCACAGAACTGCCCAAATCCAGCACCGGCAAACTGCTGAAAAGAGAACTCAAACGCCAGGTTTTGGAAGGATAA
- a CDS encoding acyl-CoA dehydrogenase, translating to MAQIIADRRDVDFVLHEQFDVSRLSTHKSYAEFNKKVMDMIVSEARTLAVKELLPVMKTGDTEGCRYENGRVKMPGAFKRAWYLLEKGGWFAPCQNPAWGGQGMPHSLNVMAQNYLFGANMALMMVAGLNHGAGEILERFGNDTQKRLYLEKLYTGQWGGTMALTEPESGSNLGDLQTRAVKNPDGTYNLTGTKIFISGGDQDITANIIHLVLARCENAPPGSKGISLFVVPKIHVNDDGSLGAPNDIACTGIEEKMGLHGSPTCTLALGSSGLCTGTLVGEENKGLAMMFVMMNMARLMVGAQGLACASSAYLHALEYAKTRIQGPLPAGGDKTSVAIINHPDVRRMLLTMKSHTEGMRSLLCYIGLLEDEKQICGNDTEKQRYQDLIDILIPVGKGYVTDRAVDVCNLAIQVFGGYGYTCEYPVEQIFRDVRITTIYEGTNGIQAMDLAARKLGMKNKRLFDALLAQIRTTIARAQKIPDLADLAQTLDQAVVTLSDTADTLLAALGDDRALTGFAFAGTFLEVTGDLVMAWMLLWRAAAAKEKTATGASAKNSDFYDGQMHSARFFMACQVPVTLGKMASIRAMCPAAVQIRNTSFSGK from the coding sequence ATGGCCCAGATCATCGCAGATCGGCGGGATGTGGATTTTGTGCTCCATGAGCAGTTTGATGTCTCCCGCCTGAGCACCCATAAATCATATGCCGAGTTCAACAAAAAAGTGATGGACATGATCGTGTCCGAGGCCCGCACCCTGGCGGTCAAAGAGCTGCTTCCCGTCATGAAGACCGGTGACACCGAGGGGTGCCGGTATGAAAACGGCCGGGTCAAAATGCCTGGCGCGTTCAAGCGGGCCTGGTATCTGCTGGAAAAAGGCGGGTGGTTTGCCCCGTGCCAGAACCCTGCGTGGGGCGGGCAGGGCATGCCCCACAGCCTCAATGTCATGGCACAGAACTATCTGTTCGGCGCCAACATGGCCCTGATGATGGTGGCGGGCCTTAACCACGGGGCCGGTGAGATCCTGGAGCGGTTCGGAAATGACACCCAGAAGCGTCTGTATCTTGAAAAACTCTACACCGGTCAATGGGGCGGTACCATGGCATTGACCGAACCGGAATCCGGGTCCAACCTGGGAGACCTCCAGACCCGGGCTGTAAAGAATCCGGACGGGACCTACAATCTGACCGGCACCAAGATTTTCATCAGCGGCGGGGACCAGGACATCACCGCTAACATCATTCACCTGGTGCTGGCCCGATGTGAAAACGCCCCGCCCGGCTCAAAGGGGATCTCCTTGTTCGTGGTGCCCAAAATCCATGTGAACGACGACGGCAGTCTGGGTGCGCCCAATGACATCGCGTGCACCGGCATCGAGGAAAAAATGGGCCTGCACGGCAGCCCCACCTGCACCCTGGCCCTGGGCAGCAGCGGCCTCTGCACGGGCACGCTCGTGGGAGAAGAAAACAAAGGCCTTGCCATGATGTTCGTGATGATGAACATGGCACGGCTCATGGTGGGGGCCCAGGGCCTGGCCTGCGCCTCATCCGCCTATCTGCACGCCCTGGAATATGCAAAAACAAGGATCCAGGGGCCTTTGCCTGCAGGTGGTGACAAAACTTCCGTGGCCATCATTAACCACCCGGATGTCCGGCGCATGCTGCTGACCATGAAATCACACACCGAAGGCATGCGCAGCCTGTTGTGCTACATCGGCCTGCTGGAAGACGAAAAACAGATCTGTGGCAATGATACGGAAAAGCAGCGATATCAGGATCTTATCGATATTCTGATTCCGGTGGGAAAAGGATATGTGACAGACCGGGCCGTGGATGTGTGCAACCTGGCCATCCAGGTGTTCGGCGGATATGGGTACACCTGTGAATATCCGGTGGAACAGATATTCCGGGATGTCCGGATCACCACCATCTATGAAGGCACCAACGGGATCCAGGCCATGGACCTGGCCGCCAGAAAACTGGGCATGAAAAACAAACGCCTGTTTGATGCGCTGCTGGCACAGATCCGCACCACCATTGCCCGGGCGCAAAAGATCCCGGACCTGGCAGATCTGGCCCAAACCCTGGATCAGGCGGTCGTAACCCTTTCAGACACGGCAGACACCCTTCTGGCAGCTTTGGGAGACGACCGTGCCCTGACCGGGTTTGCCTTTGCCGGCACGTTCCTGGAGGTAACCGGAGACCTGGTCATGGCCTGGATGCTCTTGTGGCGGGCTGCCGCAGCCAAAGAAAAAACAGCCACAGGCGCCAGTGCCAAAAACAGTGATTTTTATGACGGCCAGATGCACAGCGCCCGGTTCTTTATGGCATGCCAGGTGCCGGTGACTTTGGGGAAAATGGCATCCATCCGCGCCATGTGCCCGGCCGCCGTCCAGATCCGCAACACATCATTCAGTGGAAAATAA
- a CDS encoding 3-hydroxyacyl-CoA dehydrogenase/enoyl-CoA hydratase family protein, with the protein MSQISKIGVIGAGHMGSGIAQKIAQEGMQVVLVDIKQTAVDNGIAGIRGLLEGGVKRGLFTPEKVEKILSRITGTTDMADVADADIIIEAVFEDKAVKTTLFKNLDSVCKDATIFATNTSSFFVHEFANQTSRPDRFIGLHYFFHPAKNKLLEIIPHDTTSQQTLDAAKTFAALHGKVAIQVKDSPGFAVNRFFVPSSNEAARMLGEGLGNVATIEEASKQAFGIGMGSFEILNITGIPLAVHASQSLGSELGLFYGTPDRLTEQMEKNQDWDLTDGPVEEDRIDAIVDRFYSVCLGAAASLVDEGVATMEDVNLGAKIGLRWRQGPFEIMNRIGIDKTCQVVEEAVKRYPGFKMPQILVDQKKKGQPFEFKLVDLEKRSDIAWITIRRPDAMNALNEAVFQQLAQAFDTAEKDPDVEAIVFQGAGKTFVAGADIQFFVDRIKAGRIDHIETFTKKGHDLLWKIENSTKKTIVLLDGLSLGGGSEMALACQYIVATPAGSMGLPETGIGIVPGLGGMLRMARRVGPALARYFVFTGQTLSAQDAFDLGIVHCIVDPGEIDTAIRKITDMTDNTDKYAPKEIPDRFAPMADLFADTQLDGWDHAPARVKKMLDRKSPKALAMANEIMTAQEGLSMDAAVACELDCLKDLFSTADAFEGLSAAASHRKPTFTGK; encoded by the coding sequence ATGTCTCAGATTTCTAAAATAGGGGTTATCGGTGCCGGGCACATGGGCAGCGGCATTGCCCAGAAGATCGCCCAGGAGGGCATGCAGGTCGTGCTGGTGGATATAAAACAGACCGCCGTGGACAACGGCATTGCCGGGATCCGGGGCCTGCTGGAAGGCGGGGTAAAGCGGGGCTTGTTCACCCCGGAAAAAGTGGAAAAGATCCTGTCCCGCATCACCGGCACCACGGACATGGCTGATGTGGCAGATGCGGATATCATCATCGAGGCGGTGTTCGAGGACAAGGCTGTCAAAACAACCCTGTTCAAGAACCTGGATTCCGTGTGCAAAGATGCCACCATTTTTGCCACCAACACCTCCAGTTTTTTTGTGCATGAATTCGCCAATCAGACCAGCCGGCCGGACCGGTTCATCGGGCTTCACTATTTTTTTCATCCCGCCAAAAACAAGCTGCTGGAGATCATCCCCCATGATACCACCAGTCAGCAGACCCTGGATGCGGCCAAAACCTTTGCCGCGCTCCACGGCAAAGTGGCCATCCAGGTGAAAGATTCCCCCGGATTTGCCGTGAACCGGTTTTTTGTACCCTCCTCCAATGAAGCGGCACGGATGCTCGGAGAGGGCCTGGGCAATGTGGCCACCATCGAAGAAGCCAGCAAGCAGGCCTTTGGTATCGGCATGGGATCTTTTGAAATTTTGAACATCACCGGTATCCCCCTGGCCGTGCACGCCTCCCAGAGCCTGGGAAGCGAGCTGGGACTGTTTTACGGCACCCCGGACCGGCTGACAGAGCAGATGGAGAAAAACCAAGACTGGGACCTTACCGACGGACCGGTGGAAGAGGACAGGATCGATGCCATTGTGGACCGGTTCTACAGCGTGTGCTTGGGCGCGGCCGCCTCTCTGGTGGATGAAGGCGTGGCCACCATGGAAGATGTCAACCTGGGCGCCAAAATAGGGCTGAGATGGCGCCAGGGCCCGTTTGAGATCATGAACCGCATCGGCATCGATAAAACCTGCCAGGTGGTGGAAGAAGCAGTCAAAAGATACCCCGGTTTCAAGATGCCCCAGATCCTTGTGGACCAGAAAAAAAAGGGGCAGCCCTTTGAATTCAAACTGGTGGACCTGGAGAAAAGATCCGATATCGCCTGGATCACCATCCGCAGGCCTGATGCCATGAACGCCCTGAACGAGGCCGTGTTCCAGCAGCTGGCCCAGGCCTTTGACACAGCTGAAAAAGATCCGGATGTGGAAGCCATCGTGTTCCAGGGGGCAGGCAAAACCTTTGTGGCCGGAGCAGACATCCAGTTTTTCGTGGATCGCATCAAGGCCGGCCGTATCGACCACATTGAAACCTTTACCAAAAAAGGCCATGACCTGCTCTGGAAAATTGAAAACAGCACCAAAAAAACCATTGTCCTGCTGGACGGCCTGTCTCTGGGCGGGGGCAGTGAAATGGCCCTGGCCTGCCAATATATCGTGGCCACGCCGGCCGGGTCCATGGGCCTGCCGGAAACCGGCATCGGCATTGTTCCGGGCCTGGGAGGGATGCTGCGCATGGCCCGCCGGGTGGGACCGGCCCTGGCCCGGTATTTTGTGTTCACCGGCCAGACCCTTTCCGCCCAGGATGCATTTGACTTAGGCATTGTCCACTGCATCGTGGACCCCGGTGAGATCGATACGGCCATCCGGAAGATCACCGACATGACGGACAATACGGACAAATATGCACCCAAAGAAATACCGGACCGGTTTGCGCCCATGGCAGACCTGTTTGCCGACACACAACTGGACGGGTGGGACCATGCACCGGCACGGGTGAAAAAGATGCTGGACCGCAAATCTCCCAAAGCCCTGGCCATGGCCAATGAGATCATGACGGCCCAGGAGGGATTGTCCATGGATGCGGCCGTGGCCTGTGAACTGGACTGCCTCAAAGATCTGTTCTCCACAGCCGATGCCTTTGAAGGCCTGTCCGCAGCCGCATCTCACAGAAAACCTACGTTCACAGGAAAATAA
- a CDS encoding 4Fe-4S dicluster domain-containing protein, translating into MSPKPQFGLLIDYEYCTGCHTCQVACAQENNWPAGMGGIRVQEIVQALPNDKHYLTYLPFPTELCILCRPRTKKGLDPACVKHCMAGCMTFGPIDELAEKIKEKPRMVLWVPR; encoded by the coding sequence ATGAGCCCAAAACCGCAATTTGGTCTTCTCATCGACTATGAATACTGCACCGGGTGCCACACCTGCCAGGTGGCGTGCGCCCAGGAAAACAACTGGCCTGCCGGCATGGGCGGCATCCGGGTCCAGGAGATCGTCCAGGCCCTTCCCAATGACAAACATTATCTGACCTATCTGCCGTTTCCCACGGAATTGTGCATCCTGTGCCGGCCCCGCACGAAAAAAGGGCTGGACCCTGCCTGTGTGAAGCATTGCATGGCCGGGTGCATGACTTTTGGCCCCATTGATGAACTGGCCGAAAAAATAAAGGAAAAACCGCGTATGGTGCTGTGGGTTCCCAGATGA
- a CDS encoding molybdopterin-dependent oxidoreductase codes for MTSSETQIFKTTTWSPGPGCHGGCGVLAHVKNGKLVKIEGDPDHPMNQGRLCARALAMTQYIDHPDRLRSPMRRTGNRGEGKWEPITWDAAFDLIEEKMNKIREEYGPESMVFNVGTGRDIYAWICMLAYAYGSPNVMFGLTGQACYGPRLAAAITVQGDFAVFDAAQWFEDRYDHPGYKVPETMIIWGYNIHATCPDNLFGHWIIDLMKKGTKIICIDPRLSWFGSRSKYHLRLRPGTDSALVMGFLHVVINQGLYDEAFVKKWSNAVHLIRKDTGKLVRESDLFSGGSEKNFAVWDTKDNKPVIWDTTLVGFKDTPDADPAVSGEWEIKTADGGIVACHTVWDAFCARANEYPLDKVENITGVPAKDIHDAAVLYAKSKPGAIHWGVAVDMTPALTPLVTGISALWAITGNLDVPGGNVFARFAFDVVPYALPGTKGAIRLKTEEQDKPRIGANRYMPLNKFYWRCQTDMTLDQIFTEDPYPIKGMWIQTAGIMQGLGMDPKKWRAALEKLDFIVAVDLFHTPTTQYADVVLPAGSFLEKDSFRSWWVPLQTINKVVEVEGCRPDVAINFELARRFDPEFKFDTIHELYDDILKPAGMTFKELQAKGWAYPPEGSASCPYLRHEKGLLRQDGRPGFRTQTGLFELYATLREEWDLEPMPHHEEPPFTPVSRPDLAKEYPLILSTGRRSPAFFHTEHRQIPWLREIDPDPVVEIHPTTAAKNNISHGEWMWIENWMGRARYKAKVTPVVPEWMIMAPHGWWFPEKKAAEPDLYGMWDANINQLIPMGHQGKDGQGAPIKHSMCRIYKCEGGRS; via the coding sequence ATGACATCATCTGAAACCCAAATTTTTAAAACCACCACCTGGTCGCCCGGACCGGGGTGCCATGGGGGGTGCGGTGTGCTGGCCCATGTAAAGAACGGCAAACTGGTGAAGATCGAAGGGGACCCGGATCACCCCATGAACCAGGGCCGTTTGTGCGCAAGAGCCCTGGCCATGACCCAGTACATCGATCATCCGGACCGGCTGAGATCCCCCATGCGGCGGACCGGCAACAGAGGGGAGGGCAAATGGGAGCCCATCACCTGGGATGCGGCATTTGACCTGATTGAAGAAAAAATGAATAAAATCCGGGAGGAGTACGGCCCGGAGAGCATGGTGTTCAACGTGGGAACCGGCAGAGATATCTATGCCTGGATCTGCATGCTGGCCTATGCCTATGGCAGCCCCAACGTGATGTTCGGCCTCACGGGCCAGGCCTGTTATGGTCCGAGACTGGCGGCCGCCATTACTGTCCAGGGGGATTTTGCCGTGTTTGATGCGGCCCAGTGGTTTGAGGACCGGTATGACCATCCCGGATATAAAGTGCCGGAAACCATGATCATCTGGGGCTACAACATCCATGCCACCTGCCCGGACAACCTGTTCGGCCACTGGATCATCGATTTGATGAAAAAAGGCACCAAGATCATCTGCATCGATCCCCGGCTGTCCTGGTTCGGATCCCGTTCCAAATACCATCTGCGGCTGCGACCAGGCACTGATTCCGCCCTGGTCATGGGATTTTTGCACGTGGTGATCAACCAGGGTCTGTATGATGAAGCGTTTGTGAAAAAATGGTCCAATGCCGTGCATCTGATCCGCAAGGACACGGGAAAGCTGGTCAGGGAATCGGATCTTTTTTCCGGTGGCTCAGAAAAGAATTTTGCAGTATGGGATACCAAAGACAACAAACCCGTGATCTGGGATACCACGCTGGTGGGATTCAAAGATACCCCGGATGCGGACCCGGCCGTGTCCGGAGAATGGGAAATCAAGACGGCAGACGGAGGTATCGTGGCCTGTCACACGGTCTGGGATGCGTTTTGCGCCCGGGCCAATGAATATCCCCTGGACAAAGTGGAAAATATCACAGGCGTGCCGGCAAAAGATATTCATGATGCGGCCGTGCTCTATGCCAAAAGCAAGCCCGGCGCCATCCACTGGGGCGTGGCCGTGGACATGACCCCGGCGTTGACGCCGCTGGTCACGGGCATTTCTGCTTTGTGGGCCATCACCGGCAACCTGGATGTGCCCGGCGGCAACGTGTTTGCCAGATTTGCCTTTGATGTGGTGCCCTATGCTTTGCCCGGCACCAAAGGGGCCATCCGCCTGAAGACCGAAGAACAGGACAAGCCCCGCATCGGAGCGAACCGGTACATGCCGTTGAACAAGTTTTACTGGCGGTGCCAGACCGACATGACCCTGGACCAGATTTTCACGGAAGATCCGTATCCCATCAAAGGGATGTGGATCCAGACCGCAGGCATCATGCAGGGCCTTGGCATGGATCCCAAAAAATGGCGGGCTGCCCTGGAAAAGCTGGATTTCATCGTGGCCGTGGATCTGTTCCATACCCCCACCACCCAGTATGCGGATGTGGTGCTGCCGGCAGGCTCGTTTCTGGAAAAAGACAGTTTCAGAAGCTGGTGGGTGCCGCTGCAGACCATCAACAAGGTGGTGGAGGTGGAAGGGTGCCGGCCGGATGTGGCCATCAATTTCGAGCTGGCCAGGCGGTTTGACCCGGAGTTTAAGTTTGACACCATCCATGAACTGTATGACGATATCCTCAAGCCTGCGGGCATGACATTTAAAGAACTCCAGGCAAAAGGATGGGCTTATCCCCCGGAAGGCAGTGCCTCCTGCCCCTACTTGCGCCATGAAAAAGGGCTGCTGCGGCAGGATGGCAGGCCCGGATTCCGGACCCAGACCGGGCTGTTCGAACTGTACGCCACCCTGAGGGAAGAATGGGACCTGGAGCCCATGCCCCATCATGAAGAGCCCCCCTTTACCCCGGTCTCCCGGCCGGACCTGGCCAAAGAATATCCATTGATCCTGTCCACAGGTCGCCGGTCCCCGGCGTTTTTCCACACGGAACACCGCCAGATTCCCTGGCTTCGGGAGATCGACCCGGATCCCGTGGTGGAGATTCACCCAACCACGGCCGCTAAAAATAATATCAGCCACGGCGAATGGATGTGGATTGAAAACTGGATGGGCCGGGCCCGTTACAAGGCCAAGGTCACGCCGGTGGTGCCCGAATGGATGATCATGGCCCCCCACGGCTGGTGGTTCCCGGAAAAAAAGGCGGCCGAGCCGGATCTGTACGGCATGTGGGACGCCAATATCAACCAGCTCATCCCCATGGGCCACCAGGGCAAAGACGGCCAGGGCGCCCCCATCAAGCACTCCATGTGCCGGATCTACAAATGTGAAGGAGGCAGATCATGA